Proteins from a single region of Bos indicus x Bos taurus breed Angus x Brahman F1 hybrid chromosome 29, Bos_hybrid_MaternalHap_v2.0, whole genome shotgun sequence:
- the CD6 gene encoding T-cell differentiation antigen CD6 isoform X3: MAADMALFFVVAGLLTAALSGHPSPTPSDQPSTTSAESQTLEPGERLQVRLVNGSTRCEGTVEVWFQQSWQPVCGALWELDASHALCSSLDCGRAHPLELPVLQTPEPPAWAAAGNASWAPNTTSVLAPAVQCSGPEWLSCKVVERDCRSDEWPAQVNCTDKRDLKLVGGGSPCEGRVEMLEHGQWGSVCDDTWDLEDAHVVCRQLGCGWAVQALPGLHFAPGQGRIHWDQVNCTGLETYLWHCPGLPGNGYCGHKEDAGVVCSEHQSWRLTGGTDPCEGQVEVYFRGVWNTVCDSEWYDSEANVLCQDLGCGTVARVPKGLPHSLSGKMFYSCKGKESTLSKCFWRFNNSNLCRQSQAARVLCSGARSLLNLSITEVPASGQPVTVDSSVIVKTKDWESRELMLLIPCIVLGILLLISLVFIAIILLRMKGKYALPAVVNHQHSPTTTPAGMENYQEVPITIAKEDSQRHRFTEEEAQQNRFQMPPLEEGPGLEEVHASEVPPANLEHCIANPPSLDPPPPHPPRSKSSSSTSSGEMYCNSPSSKRPLWSSQVFSSERNPLLEQPPNLELAGSQATIPAGPSADDSSSTSSGEWYQNYQRPPQPLSAEQFGCPGSHAPQPDSSSDEEYDDIGAA; encoded by the exons GTCACCCATCTCCGACTCCATCTGACCAGCCCAGCACCACCAGTGCAGAGAGCCAGACCTTGGAGCCAG GGGAGCGACTCCAGGTCCGTCTGGTGAATGGGAGCACCCGCTGCGAAGGGACAGTGGAGGTCTGGTTCCAGCAGTCGTGGCAGCCCGTGTGCGGGGCGCTCTGGGAGCTCGATGCCTCCCACGCCCTGTGCAGCTCGCTGGACTGTGGCCGGGCTCACCCGCTGGAACTGCCGGTCCTGCAGACCCCGGAGCCGCCGGCCTGGGCAGCCGCGGGGAACGCCAGCTGGGCCCCGAACACCACAAGTGTCCTGGCCCCTGCCGTCCAGTGCAGCGGCCCCGAATGGCTGAGCTGCAAGGTGGTGGAGCGCGACTGCCGCAGCGACGAGTGGCCTGCCCAGGTCAACTGTACAG ATAAACGCGATTTGAAATTGGTGGGTGGTGGCAGCCCATGTGAGGGCCGCGTGGAGATGCTGGAGCACGGCCAGTGGGGTTCGGTGTGTGACGACACATGGGACCTGGAGGATGCTCACGTGGTGTGCCGGCAGCTGGGCTGCGGCTGGGCCGTCCAGGCCCTGCCCGGCTTGCACTTTGCCCCTGGCCAAGGACGCATCCACTGGGACCAAGTGAACTGCACCGGGTTGGAGACCTACCTGTGGCACTGCCCGGGGCTGCCCGGAAATGGGTACTGTGGCCACAAGGAGGATGCCGGAGTGGTGTGTTCAG AGCACCAGTCCTGGCGCCTGACCGGGGGCACTGACCCCTGTGAGGGGCAGGTGGAGGTGTACTTCCGAGGGGTCTGGAACACAGTGTGTGACAGTGAGTGGTACGACTCAGAGGCCAACGTGCTCTGCCAGGACTTGGGCTGTGGGACCGTGGCCCGGGTGCCCAAGGGGCTGCCCCACTCCTTGTCGGGCAAGATGTTCTACTCATGCAAGGGAAAGGAGTCCACCCTCTCCAAATGCTTCTGGCGGTTCAACAACTCCAACCTCTGCAGACAGTCCCAGGCAGCCAGGGTCCTCTGCTCAG GTGCCCGGAGTCTGCTCAATCTGTCCATTACTGAAGTCCCTGCAAGTGGTCAGCCGGTCACTGTGG ACTCTTCTGTGATTGTGAAAACGAAGGACTGGGAATCTCGAGAGCTAATGCTCCTCATCCCCTGCATCGTTCTGGGAATTCTCCTTCTCATCTCACTTGTTTTCATAGCCATCATCCTCttgagaatgaaaggaaaatacg CCCTCCCCGCTGTGGTAAACCACCAGCACTCACCCACCACCACCCCGGCAGGGATGGAAAACTATCAAGAGGTCCCCATCACCATTGCCAAAGAAG ATTCCCAGCGGCACCgcttcacagaggaggaggcCCAGCAGAACAGGTTCCAGATGCCCCCACTGGAGGAAG GCCCAGGACTGGAAGAGGTGCATGCCTCCGAGGTCCCACCTGCCAACCTTGAACACTGCATTGCAAACCCTCCCTCCCTGGACCCTCCTCCTCCACATCCTCCAAGGAGCAAAAGCAGCTCCAGCACATCTTCGGGGGAGATGTACTGTAATAGCCCCAGCAGCAAGCGACCTCTGTGGAGCTCTCAAGTGTTTTCATCAGAGAGGAACCCCCTCCTGGAGCAGCCCCCCAACTTGGAGCTGGCTGGCTCCCAGGCAACTATTCCAG CAGGGCCCTCAGCTGATGACAGCTCCAGCACCTCCTCTGGCGAGTGGTACCAGAACTACCAGCGGCCGCCCCAGCCCCTTTCTGCTGAGCAGTTTGGATGTCCAG GGTCCCATGCTCCCCAGCCTGACTCCTCCTCTGATGAAGAATATGATGATATCGGAGCAGCCTAG
- the CD6 gene encoding T-cell differentiation antigen CD6 isoform X4 yields MAADMALFFVVAGLLTAALSGHPSPTPSDQPSTTSAESQTLEPGERLQVRLVNGSTRCEGTVEVWFQQSWQPVCGALWELDASHALCSSLDCGRAHPLELPVLQTPEPPAWAAAGNASWAPNTTSVLAPAVQCSGPEWLSCKVVERDCRSDEWPAQVNCTDKRDLKLVGGGSPCEGRVEMLEHGQWGSVCDDTWDLEDAHVVCRQLGCGWAVQALPGLHFAPGQGRIHWDQVNCTGLETYLWHCPGLPGNGYCGHKEDAGVVCSGARSLLNLSITEVPASGQPVTVDSSVIVKTKDWESRELMLLIPCIVLGILLLISLVFIAIILLRMKGKYALPAVVNHQHSPTTTPAGMENYQEVPITIAKEVPKLPIQVQAPPPEDSNSSSDSDYEHYDFRTQPPVALTTFYNSQRHRFTEEEAQQNRFQMPPLEEGPGLEEVHASEVPPANLEHCIANPPSLDPPPPHPPRSKSSSSTSSGEMYCNSPSSKRPLWSSQVFSSERNPLLEQPPNLELAGSQATIPAGPSADDSSSTSSGEWYQNYQRPPQPLSAEQFGCPGSHAPQPDSSSDEEYDDIGAA; encoded by the exons GTCACCCATCTCCGACTCCATCTGACCAGCCCAGCACCACCAGTGCAGAGAGCCAGACCTTGGAGCCAG GGGAGCGACTCCAGGTCCGTCTGGTGAATGGGAGCACCCGCTGCGAAGGGACAGTGGAGGTCTGGTTCCAGCAGTCGTGGCAGCCCGTGTGCGGGGCGCTCTGGGAGCTCGATGCCTCCCACGCCCTGTGCAGCTCGCTGGACTGTGGCCGGGCTCACCCGCTGGAACTGCCGGTCCTGCAGACCCCGGAGCCGCCGGCCTGGGCAGCCGCGGGGAACGCCAGCTGGGCCCCGAACACCACAAGTGTCCTGGCCCCTGCCGTCCAGTGCAGCGGCCCCGAATGGCTGAGCTGCAAGGTGGTGGAGCGCGACTGCCGCAGCGACGAGTGGCCTGCCCAGGTCAACTGTACAG ATAAACGCGATTTGAAATTGGTGGGTGGTGGCAGCCCATGTGAGGGCCGCGTGGAGATGCTGGAGCACGGCCAGTGGGGTTCGGTGTGTGACGACACATGGGACCTGGAGGATGCTCACGTGGTGTGCCGGCAGCTGGGCTGCGGCTGGGCCGTCCAGGCCCTGCCCGGCTTGCACTTTGCCCCTGGCCAAGGACGCATCCACTGGGACCAAGTGAACTGCACCGGGTTGGAGACCTACCTGTGGCACTGCCCGGGGCTGCCCGGAAATGGGTACTGTGGCCACAAGGAGGATGCCGGAGTGGTGTGTTCAG GTGCCCGGAGTCTGCTCAATCTGTCCATTACTGAAGTCCCTGCAAGTGGTCAGCCGGTCACTGTGG ACTCTTCTGTGATTGTGAAAACGAAGGACTGGGAATCTCGAGAGCTAATGCTCCTCATCCCCTGCATCGTTCTGGGAATTCTCCTTCTCATCTCACTTGTTTTCATAGCCATCATCCTCttgagaatgaaaggaaaatacg CCCTCCCCGCTGTGGTAAACCACCAGCACTCACCCACCACCACCCCGGCAGGGATGGAAAACTATCAAGAGGTCCCCATCACCATTGCCAAAGAAG TTCCCAAGCTGCCCATCCAggtccaggccccgccccccgaAGACTCGAATTCCAGCTCGGACTCAGACTATGAGCACTATGACTTCAGAACCCAGCCTCCTGTGGCCCTGACCACCTTCTACA ATTCCCAGCGGCACCgcttcacagaggaggaggcCCAGCAGAACAGGTTCCAGATGCCCCCACTGGAGGAAG GCCCAGGACTGGAAGAGGTGCATGCCTCCGAGGTCCCACCTGCCAACCTTGAACACTGCATTGCAAACCCTCCCTCCCTGGACCCTCCTCCTCCACATCCTCCAAGGAGCAAAAGCAGCTCCAGCACATCTTCGGGGGAGATGTACTGTAATAGCCCCAGCAGCAAGCGACCTCTGTGGAGCTCTCAAGTGTTTTCATCAGAGAGGAACCCCCTCCTGGAGCAGCCCCCCAACTTGGAGCTGGCTGGCTCCCAGGCAACTATTCCAG CAGGGCCCTCAGCTGATGACAGCTCCAGCACCTCCTCTGGCGAGTGGTACCAGAACTACCAGCGGCCGCCCCAGCCCCTTTCTGCTGAGCAGTTTGGATGTCCAG GGTCCCATGCTCCCCAGCCTGACTCCTCCTCTGATGAAGAATATGATGATATCGGAGCAGCCTAG
- the CD6 gene encoding T-cell differentiation antigen CD6 isoform X2 — MAADMALFFVVAGLLTAALSGHPSPTPSDQPSTTSAESQTLEPGERLQVRLVNGSTRCEGTVEVWFQQSWQPVCGALWELDASHALCSSLDCGRAHPLELPVLQTPEPPAWAAAGNASWAPNTTSVLAPAVQCSGPEWLSCKVVERDCRSDEWPAQVNCTDKRDLKLVGGGSPCEGRVEMLEHGQWGSVCDDTWDLEDAHVVCRQLGCGWAVQALPGLHFAPGQGRIHWDQVNCTGLETYLWHCPGLPGNGYCGHKEDAGVVCSEHQSWRLTGGTDPCEGQVEVYFRGVWNTVCDSEWYDSEANVLCQDLGCGTVARVPKGLPHSLSGKMFYSCKGKESTLSKCFWRFNNSNLCRQSQAARVLCSGARSLLNLSITEVPASGQPVTVDSSVIVKTKDWESRELMLLIPCIVLGILLLISLVFIAIILLRMKGKYALPAVVNHQHSPTTTPAGMENYQEVPITIAKEVPKLPIQVQAPPPEDSNSSSDSDYEHYDFRTQPPVALTTFYNSQRHRFTEEEAQQNRFQMPPLEEGPGLEEVHASEVPPANLEHCIANPPSLDPPPPHPPRSKSSSSTSSGEMYCNSPSSKRPLWSSQVFSSERNPLLEQPPNLELAGSQATIPGPSADDSSSTSSGEWYQNYQRPPQPLSAEQFGCPGSHAPQPDSSSDEEYDDIGAA, encoded by the exons GTCACCCATCTCCGACTCCATCTGACCAGCCCAGCACCACCAGTGCAGAGAGCCAGACCTTGGAGCCAG GGGAGCGACTCCAGGTCCGTCTGGTGAATGGGAGCACCCGCTGCGAAGGGACAGTGGAGGTCTGGTTCCAGCAGTCGTGGCAGCCCGTGTGCGGGGCGCTCTGGGAGCTCGATGCCTCCCACGCCCTGTGCAGCTCGCTGGACTGTGGCCGGGCTCACCCGCTGGAACTGCCGGTCCTGCAGACCCCGGAGCCGCCGGCCTGGGCAGCCGCGGGGAACGCCAGCTGGGCCCCGAACACCACAAGTGTCCTGGCCCCTGCCGTCCAGTGCAGCGGCCCCGAATGGCTGAGCTGCAAGGTGGTGGAGCGCGACTGCCGCAGCGACGAGTGGCCTGCCCAGGTCAACTGTACAG ATAAACGCGATTTGAAATTGGTGGGTGGTGGCAGCCCATGTGAGGGCCGCGTGGAGATGCTGGAGCACGGCCAGTGGGGTTCGGTGTGTGACGACACATGGGACCTGGAGGATGCTCACGTGGTGTGCCGGCAGCTGGGCTGCGGCTGGGCCGTCCAGGCCCTGCCCGGCTTGCACTTTGCCCCTGGCCAAGGACGCATCCACTGGGACCAAGTGAACTGCACCGGGTTGGAGACCTACCTGTGGCACTGCCCGGGGCTGCCCGGAAATGGGTACTGTGGCCACAAGGAGGATGCCGGAGTGGTGTGTTCAG AGCACCAGTCCTGGCGCCTGACCGGGGGCACTGACCCCTGTGAGGGGCAGGTGGAGGTGTACTTCCGAGGGGTCTGGAACACAGTGTGTGACAGTGAGTGGTACGACTCAGAGGCCAACGTGCTCTGCCAGGACTTGGGCTGTGGGACCGTGGCCCGGGTGCCCAAGGGGCTGCCCCACTCCTTGTCGGGCAAGATGTTCTACTCATGCAAGGGAAAGGAGTCCACCCTCTCCAAATGCTTCTGGCGGTTCAACAACTCCAACCTCTGCAGACAGTCCCAGGCAGCCAGGGTCCTCTGCTCAG GTGCCCGGAGTCTGCTCAATCTGTCCATTACTGAAGTCCCTGCAAGTGGTCAGCCGGTCACTGTGG ACTCTTCTGTGATTGTGAAAACGAAGGACTGGGAATCTCGAGAGCTAATGCTCCTCATCCCCTGCATCGTTCTGGGAATTCTCCTTCTCATCTCACTTGTTTTCATAGCCATCATCCTCttgagaatgaaaggaaaatacg CCCTCCCCGCTGTGGTAAACCACCAGCACTCACCCACCACCACCCCGGCAGGGATGGAAAACTATCAAGAGGTCCCCATCACCATTGCCAAAGAAG TTCCCAAGCTGCCCATCCAggtccaggccccgccccccgaAGACTCGAATTCCAGCTCGGACTCAGACTATGAGCACTATGACTTCAGAACCCAGCCTCCTGTGGCCCTGACCACCTTCTACA ATTCCCAGCGGCACCgcttcacagaggaggaggcCCAGCAGAACAGGTTCCAGATGCCCCCACTGGAGGAAG GCCCAGGACTGGAAGAGGTGCATGCCTCCGAGGTCCCACCTGCCAACCTTGAACACTGCATTGCAAACCCTCCCTCCCTGGACCCTCCTCCTCCACATCCTCCAAGGAGCAAAAGCAGCTCCAGCACATCTTCGGGGGAGATGTACTGTAATAGCCCCAGCAGCAAGCGACCTCTGTGGAGCTCTCAAGTGTTTTCATCAGAGAGGAACCCCCTCCTGGAGCAGCCCCCCAACTTGGAGCTGGCTGGCTCCCAGGCAACTATTCCAG GGCCCTCAGCTGATGACAGCTCCAGCACCTCCTCTGGCGAGTGGTACCAGAACTACCAGCGGCCGCCCCAGCCCCTTTCTGCTGAGCAGTTTGGATGTCCAG GGTCCCATGCTCCCCAGCCTGACTCCTCCTCTGATGAAGAATATGATGATATCGGAGCAGCCTAG
- the CD6 gene encoding T-cell differentiation antigen CD6 isoform X1, with translation MAADMALFFVVAGLLTAALSGHPSPTPSDQPSTTSAESQTLEPGERLQVRLVNGSTRCEGTVEVWFQQSWQPVCGALWELDASHALCSSLDCGRAHPLELPVLQTPEPPAWAAAGNASWAPNTTSVLAPAVQCSGPEWLSCKVVERDCRSDEWPAQVNCTDKRDLKLVGGGSPCEGRVEMLEHGQWGSVCDDTWDLEDAHVVCRQLGCGWAVQALPGLHFAPGQGRIHWDQVNCTGLETYLWHCPGLPGNGYCGHKEDAGVVCSEHQSWRLTGGTDPCEGQVEVYFRGVWNTVCDSEWYDSEANVLCQDLGCGTVARVPKGLPHSLSGKMFYSCKGKESTLSKCFWRFNNSNLCRQSQAARVLCSGARSLLNLSITEVPASGQPVTVDSSVIVKTKDWESRELMLLIPCIVLGILLLISLVFIAIILLRMKGKYALPAVVNHQHSPTTTPAGMENYQEVPITIAKEVPKLPIQVQAPPPEDSNSSSDSDYEHYDFRTQPPVALTTFYNSQRHRFTEEEAQQNRFQMPPLEEGPGLEEVHASEVPPANLEHCIANPPSLDPPPPHPPRSKSSSSTSSGEMYCNSPSSKRPLWSSQVFSSERNPLLEQPPNLELAGSQATIPAGPSADDSSSTSSGEWYQNYQRPPQPLSAEQFGCPGSHAPQPDSSSDEEYDDIGAA, from the exons GTCACCCATCTCCGACTCCATCTGACCAGCCCAGCACCACCAGTGCAGAGAGCCAGACCTTGGAGCCAG GGGAGCGACTCCAGGTCCGTCTGGTGAATGGGAGCACCCGCTGCGAAGGGACAGTGGAGGTCTGGTTCCAGCAGTCGTGGCAGCCCGTGTGCGGGGCGCTCTGGGAGCTCGATGCCTCCCACGCCCTGTGCAGCTCGCTGGACTGTGGCCGGGCTCACCCGCTGGAACTGCCGGTCCTGCAGACCCCGGAGCCGCCGGCCTGGGCAGCCGCGGGGAACGCCAGCTGGGCCCCGAACACCACAAGTGTCCTGGCCCCTGCCGTCCAGTGCAGCGGCCCCGAATGGCTGAGCTGCAAGGTGGTGGAGCGCGACTGCCGCAGCGACGAGTGGCCTGCCCAGGTCAACTGTACAG ATAAACGCGATTTGAAATTGGTGGGTGGTGGCAGCCCATGTGAGGGCCGCGTGGAGATGCTGGAGCACGGCCAGTGGGGTTCGGTGTGTGACGACACATGGGACCTGGAGGATGCTCACGTGGTGTGCCGGCAGCTGGGCTGCGGCTGGGCCGTCCAGGCCCTGCCCGGCTTGCACTTTGCCCCTGGCCAAGGACGCATCCACTGGGACCAAGTGAACTGCACCGGGTTGGAGACCTACCTGTGGCACTGCCCGGGGCTGCCCGGAAATGGGTACTGTGGCCACAAGGAGGATGCCGGAGTGGTGTGTTCAG AGCACCAGTCCTGGCGCCTGACCGGGGGCACTGACCCCTGTGAGGGGCAGGTGGAGGTGTACTTCCGAGGGGTCTGGAACACAGTGTGTGACAGTGAGTGGTACGACTCAGAGGCCAACGTGCTCTGCCAGGACTTGGGCTGTGGGACCGTGGCCCGGGTGCCCAAGGGGCTGCCCCACTCCTTGTCGGGCAAGATGTTCTACTCATGCAAGGGAAAGGAGTCCACCCTCTCCAAATGCTTCTGGCGGTTCAACAACTCCAACCTCTGCAGACAGTCCCAGGCAGCCAGGGTCCTCTGCTCAG GTGCCCGGAGTCTGCTCAATCTGTCCATTACTGAAGTCCCTGCAAGTGGTCAGCCGGTCACTGTGG ACTCTTCTGTGATTGTGAAAACGAAGGACTGGGAATCTCGAGAGCTAATGCTCCTCATCCCCTGCATCGTTCTGGGAATTCTCCTTCTCATCTCACTTGTTTTCATAGCCATCATCCTCttgagaatgaaaggaaaatacg CCCTCCCCGCTGTGGTAAACCACCAGCACTCACCCACCACCACCCCGGCAGGGATGGAAAACTATCAAGAGGTCCCCATCACCATTGCCAAAGAAG TTCCCAAGCTGCCCATCCAggtccaggccccgccccccgaAGACTCGAATTCCAGCTCGGACTCAGACTATGAGCACTATGACTTCAGAACCCAGCCTCCTGTGGCCCTGACCACCTTCTACA ATTCCCAGCGGCACCgcttcacagaggaggaggcCCAGCAGAACAGGTTCCAGATGCCCCCACTGGAGGAAG GCCCAGGACTGGAAGAGGTGCATGCCTCCGAGGTCCCACCTGCCAACCTTGAACACTGCATTGCAAACCCTCCCTCCCTGGACCCTCCTCCTCCACATCCTCCAAGGAGCAAAAGCAGCTCCAGCACATCTTCGGGGGAGATGTACTGTAATAGCCCCAGCAGCAAGCGACCTCTGTGGAGCTCTCAAGTGTTTTCATCAGAGAGGAACCCCCTCCTGGAGCAGCCCCCCAACTTGGAGCTGGCTGGCTCCCAGGCAACTATTCCAG CAGGGCCCTCAGCTGATGACAGCTCCAGCACCTCCTCTGGCGAGTGGTACCAGAACTACCAGCGGCCGCCCCAGCCCCTTTCTGCTGAGCAGTTTGGATGTCCAG GGTCCCATGCTCCCCAGCCTGACTCCTCCTCTGATGAAGAATATGATGATATCGGAGCAGCCTAG